One window of the Eucalyptus grandis isolate ANBG69807.140 chromosome 6, ASM1654582v1, whole genome shotgun sequence genome contains the following:
- the LOC104456887 gene encoding pentatricopeptide repeat-containing protein At1g56690, mitochondrial: protein MRTKLVAVPRRAFCTHAAISGTSHIARLARLGQIDNARRVFDQMLHKPIASWNAVVSGYFQNSRPHEAREMFDRMPERNTVSWNGLVSGYVRNGMIEEARKAFDVMPERNVVSWTAMVRGYVREGMVSAAEVLFWQMPEKNVVSWTVMLGGLIQDGRIDEARRLFDMMPVKDVVARTNMMGGYCQEGRLDEAREIFDEMPHRNVVCWTAMITGYAQNDRVDIARKLFEVMPEKNEVSWTAMLMGYTQCGRIEEASEIFDVMPVKSVVACNAMILGFGQRGEVVKSRQVFDMMREKDDGTWSAMIKVYERKGFELEALDLFAMMQREGFRPSFPSLISILSVCASLACLDQGREVHAQLIRSHFDFDVYVTSVLITMYIKCGNLVKAKVVFDRFGVKDVVMWNSIITGYAQHGLGEEALRVFQEMCSSMTLPDEVTFVGVLSACSYTGKVNEGREIFDSMKSKYLVEPQTEHYACMVDLLGRAGRLNEAMDLIKGMPVEADAVVWGALLGACRTYMNLDLAEVAAKKLLELEPENAGPYILLSNLYASKGKWTDVADLRRKMRSRSVSKSPGCSWIEVEKKVHMFTGGDSRSHPEHVGILRMLEKLGVLLRQAGYSPDGSFVLHDIDEEEKLHSLRYHSEKLAVAFGLLKIPEGMPIRVMKNLRVCGDCHSAIKLIAKVTGREIILRDANRFHHFKDGSCSCRDYW from the coding sequence ATGCGGACGAAGCTCGTAGCGGTCCCGCGTCGTGCTTTCTGCACCCACGCAGCGATCTCCGGCACTTCCCACATCGCCCGCCTCGCCCGCCTAGGACAGATTGACAATGCGCGGAGGGTGTTCGACCAAATGCTTCACAAGCCCATCGCGTCCTGGAACGCGGTCGTTTCCGGGTACTTCCAGAACAGCAGGCCCCACGAAGCGCGGGAGATGTTTGACAGAATGCCTGAGAGGAATACGGTTTCGTGGAATGGGTTGGTTTCTGGTTACGTTAGGAATGGGATGATCGAGGAAGCCCGAAAAGCATTTGATGTAATGCCCGAGCGCAATGTCGTCTCGTGGACGGCGATGGTGAGGGGGTATGTGCGGGAGGGGATGGTATCCGCGGCGGAAGTGCTCTTTTGGCAAATGCCTGAGAAGAATGTTGTGTCGTGGACTGTGATGTTGGGGGGCTTGATTCAAGATGGTAGGATTGATGAGGCCCGTCGGCTCTTTGATATGATGCCGGTCAAGGATGTTGTTGCTAGGACTAATATGATGGGAGGGTACTGTCAGGAAGGGCGACTCGATGAAGCGAGGGAAATTTTTGATGAGATGCCGCATAGAAATGTAGTCTGCTGGACGGCCATGATCACAGGGTATGCACAGAATGATCGGGTGGACATTGCTAGGAAGCTTTTCGAAGTGATGCCAGAAAAGAACGAGGTGTCCTGGACAGCTATGCTGATGGGCTATACCCAGTGTGGGCGGATAGAGGAGGCCTCAGAAATTTTCGATGTGATGCCAGTGAAGTCAGTTGTTGCCTGTAATGCAATGATCCTTGGATTTGGCCAGAGGGGGGAGGTAGTCAAATCAAGGCAGGTATTTGATATGATGAGAGAGAAGGATGATGGAACATGGAGTGCAATGATTAAGGTTTATGAGAGGAAAGGTTTTGAGCTGGAAGCGTTGGACCTGTTTGCTATGATGCAGAGAGAGGGATTCAGACCCAGCTTTCCTTCCTTAATTAGTATCCTATCTGTTTGTGCCAGCTTGGCATGTCTTGATCAAGGCAGAGAGGTTCATGCCCAGTTGATCAGGTCCCACTTTGACTTTGATGTGTATGTTACCTCAGTTCTCATCACAATGTATATTAAGTGCGGAAACCTTGTAAAAGCAAAAGTGGTGTTTGATCGGTTTGGTGTTAAGGATGTGGTCATGTGGAATTCTATCATTACAGGTTATGCACAACATGGTTTAGGAGAAGAGGCTTTGAGAGTATTTCAAGAGATGTGCTCTTCAATGACTCTACCAGATGAAGTTACCTTTGTCGGAGTACTCTCAGCATGTAGCTACACTGGGAAGGTAAATGAAGGGCGAGAGATTTTTGATTCAATGAAGAGCAAATATCTAGTGGAGCCCCAGACTGAACATTATGCCTGCATGGTTGATTTGCTTGGCCGGGCTGGCAGGTTAAATGAGGCCATGGATCTAATAAAGGGGATGCCAGTGGAAGCTGATGCTGTAGTTTGGGGTGCTTTGCTAGGGGCATGCAGGACATATATGAACTTGGATTTGGCAGAAGTTGCAGCAAAGAAACTTTTAGAATTGGAGCCTGAGAATGCTGGACCTTACATCTTGTTATCAAATCTTTATGCATCAAAAGGTAAGTGGACTGATGTTGCGgatttaaggagaaaaatgaGGTCAAGGAGTGTAAGCAAGTCCCCTGGCTGTAGCTGGATTGAAGTAGAAAAGAAAGTACATATGTTTACTGGAGGCGACAGTAGGAGCCATCCCGAACATGTTGGTATCTTGAGAATGCTGGAGAAATTGGGTGTGTTGTTGAGACAAGCGGGGTATTCTCCAGATGGTAGCTTTGTGCTTCATGACATTgatgaggaagaaaaattgCATAGCTTAAGGTATCACAGTGAAAAACTTGCTGTAGCTTTTGGGCTTTTAAAGATACCAGAAGGCATGCCTATCCGAGTAATGAAGAATCTTCGGGTTTGTGGTGACTGTCATTCTGCAATCAAATTAATTGCAAAAGTCACCGGAAGAGAGATAATCTTGCGGGATGCTAACAGATTCCACCATTTCAAGGATGGCTCCTGTTCCTGCAGGGACTATTGGTGA
- the LOC104456886 gene encoding GDSL esterase/lipase At1g09390, with the protein MSASLLSLLRLLLLFSVVSLAPPRSAASGCGGGGRRPVVFNFGDSNSDTGGLAAGLGFPVNPPNGRSFFGRSTGRLCDGRLVIDFLCQSLNTSFLIPYLDSLAGSKFTNGANFAVVGSSTLPKYVPFSLNIQVMQFLHFKGRITELASAGSEVPVSVDEFTKALYMVDIGQNDLADSFSKNLTYSEVINTVPSIIGEIKTAIKTLYDQGARNFWVHNTGPLGCLPQKLSLVEKKDLDENGCLSSYNSAARIFNEGLLKLCQEMRSELADATITHVDIYAIKYDLIANASKYGFSSPLMTCCGNGGPPYNYNIRVTCGTPGCEACSNGSQHISWDGIHYTEAANSIIASKILSTAYSTPRTPLNFFFSRTTCSGEVHLSAHHASMCFIVAFFHLIAMRRW; encoded by the exons ATGTCCGcttcgcttctctctctcctccgcctcctcctcctcttctccgtCGTTTCACTCGCTCCGCCGCGCTCCGCCGCCtccggctgcggcggcggcggccgccgGCCGGTCGTCTTCAACTTCGGCGACTCCAACTCCGACACCGGCGGGCTCGCCGCCGGCCTCGGCTTCCCGGTCAACCCCCCGAACGGCCGCTCCTTCTTCGGCCGGTCGACCGGCAGGCTGTGCGACGGGCGGCTGGTGATCGACTTCCTCT GCCAAAGTTTGAACACTAGTTTTCTCATTCCTTACCTTGACTCTCTGGCGGGGTCCAAGTTCACAAATGGAGCAAACTTTGCAGTTGTAGGCTCGTCGACACTCCCTAAATATGTTCCTTTTTCGCTGAACATTCAGGTCATGCAGTTCCTCCATTTCAAGGGACGCATCACTGAACTGGCATCTGCAG GTTCAGAAGTTCCTGTGAGTGTTGATGAATTTACCAAAGCACTTTACATGGTTGACATTGGGCAGAATGACCTCGcagattcattttccaaaaatcttaCCTATTCAGAGGTGATAAATACGGTTCCGTCTATCATTGGGGAAATTAAGACTGCTATTAAG ACTCTATATGACCAAGGTGCAAGAAACTTTTGGGTACATAATACTGGACCATTGGGTTGTCTTCCTCAAAAGCTTTCATTAGTTGAGAAGAAGGATCTGGATGAAAATGGGTGTCTTTCAAGTTATAATTCTGCTGCCAGAATTTTCAATGAAGGACTACTCAAATTATGCCAAGAGATGAGATCTGAGCTGGCTGATGCTACTATCACACACGTTGACATCTATGCCATCAAATATGATCTTATTGCTAACGCCTCTAAATATG GTTTCTCGAGTCCGCTAATGACATGCTGTGGTAATGGAGGACCTCCATATAACTACAATATCAGGGTCACCTGTGGTACACCTGGCTGTGAGGCCTGCAGTAATGGATCTCAACACATCAGTTGGGATGGCATTCACTACACAGAAGCTGCTAACTCCATCATAGCCTCAAAAATATTGTCCACAGCTTATTCAACGCCACGGActccattaaatttttttttttcgaggaCGACATGCTCGGGTGAAGTGCATTTGAGTGCACACCACGCATCCATGTGCTTTATTGTAGCATTTTTTCACCTTATAGCTATGAGAAGGTGGTAA